The Priestia koreensis genomic interval TTCAGTTTTCCTTGTTTAATATCTTGTTCTTCAATCACTTCATTGACGTCAGATACTTTCTTATGAACGAGTGGATCATGAGCAAGACGCTCACGCTCGTTTAGTGGAAATTCGTTTTTAACGGTTGCGACAACGTCACTTACATCAATATCACCAATAATGTATAGATGAATATCGTCTTTGTTCAGCGCCTCTTGATAGTAGTTATGAAGACTTTCAGGCGTAATTCCTTCAATGTCTTCAATGCGACCGTTCACGTGCAAGCGATATGGTTCTTCCTTACACATTTCTTCTACTAGGCGCAGATTTGAGTAGCGCATTTTATCGTCGAATACCGCTTGAATTCGTTGACGAAGCGCACGTTTTTCTTTGTCAACGGTACTTTTCACAAACGCACCGTTTTCTGTCGCAGGTTTTAGCAGCACTTCTGATAAAAGCGTGATCGCTTTTTTAAGAAGGGGCGTCGAGTCCTTTAAATATTTTTCATTGGCGATGTCAATACGGAACGTAATTTCTTGGTTTTCACCTTTTTTCGTTAAATCAACTTGAAGGGTAGCGCCGTAGAGTTCATCAAGATAAGCTCTGAGCTTCGTTGCACTCGGGTGTGTTTCGGTTGCGCTTTGAAGCACGTAAGGAAGCAGTGCACGAAGTGTGAACGTGTCTTCTTTCAATGGAGCTGTCATTTTTAAAATTAGCGTATTCGTTTTGTACTTTGTTGTTTCAATCGTATGAACGGTTACGCCACTAAGCGAATGTTTTTCTTCGTTTAGCAATTTCATTGGGATGGATACCCTCCTTTTATGTACAGTTCAAATTAGGTTCATCTGCTTATTGTTAGCTTTTACAAAAATTCTAGTCTTAAGACTACTATATCGAAAGTTCGGAAAGATTTTCAAGAAAATGCAACTTTACTCATTCATTTATTCTATTCAGCGCAGGCTTAACCTAGAAAAGAAAAAGGAGAAATGGCGCCATTTCTCCTTTTGTACGTACTATTGAGCGAAAAACCTTTTACTGGTTGAGACCTCCATTTCAGATTACTTCGCCTTCCTCGGGGCGAGCGCCGAGCTTTCTCGTCACTCCGTTTCTAAGGGATCTCACCTGTCTCGCTCATCCCGTAGGAGTCTTCGCATCTTCCACTTCCATCCTTTGGTCTTTCGACAAGGGACGATTCATTGGGCTTCTTTTCTGAAGGAGTAATTCCGATTGGCTTTGTTCATTCCACCTGAAACACCTTTTACTTGATCGGATTCCAGCTCCAGATTGCTCCGCTTTCCACTACAATCCTTTTATGTTTTGATTATTGAAAAAATCTCACTTCTCAATCCCCACAATCGCAGGAACTCCTTCATCATAGTAATGTTTGATTGGGTTCATTTCAGTGACAAGGTCTGCTAGGTCAATGAGTTGTTGTTTGGCTGAGCGGCCTGTGATGACGAGGTGCATGTGCTCGGGACGATTTTTGATTAGGTGTAGCACTTCTTGCAGTGGAAGCACGTCATCGATAGGAAAACGCTCAATGGCAAGGGCGTTGTTTAGTTCGTCTAGGATGACTACGTCATAACCACCCGACATGATTTTATCTTTTGTGAGTGCCCATGCTTTTTGAAGAGCGTCGCGGTGCTCTTGGGGTGTTTTTGTCCATGTAAAGCCGATTCCTGTTTGATGCATGTCAATGCCTAGTTTTTTTAACGAGGCCTGTTCACCGGTTGTTCTGGATTTGATGTATTGAATAATGAGTACGCGCTTTTCTCTGCCAGCTGCTCGAATCGCAAGTCCCATCGCGGCCGTTGTTTTTCCTTTTCCGTCGCCTGTGTAGACGAGAAGACGTCCTTTGTCCTTCATTTCTCAATCTCCTCTTTCCTTCATGAGTCGTATTATATACAGTAATCGCCCAGTGCTTTTTGAACACTGAGCGATGATATTAATCTTCCTGCAAAAGTGGCGTTTGTGCTTCTTCAAACCACTGAAGCTTTTCACGCAGATTTACAACGTCCCCAACTAATACGATAGAGGGATGAATAATTGCTGCCTTTTTCACTTCCTCTTCAATCGTTAAAAGCGTTCCAGTAACCGTGCGCTGCTTTGTAGTTGTTCCCCAGTGGATGATCGCAACCGGTGTATGTGCGGAGCGACCATGAGCAATCATCTGTTGACAAATATACGTTAGATTTCCAATCCCCATATAAAAAGCAATCGTATCAATACCGTTCGCAAGGGCATCCCAGTTCAGGTGATCAGCACCCTTTGATGCTCGACCATGTCCCGTCACCATCGCAAACGATGAACCGTAGTCACGATGTGTGACAGGAATTCCCGCATAAGCTGCGGCTGCAATTCCTGATGTGACACCTGGTATGATTTCATATTTAATGTCATTATTTTTTAATACTTCGGCTTCTTCTCCTACTCGACCAAAAACGGCTGGATCACCGCCTTTTAATCGTGTGACCACTTTTCCTTCATTCGCTTTTTGTACGAGAAGAGCGTGGATTTCCTCCTGAATTAATTCATGCTTACCAGGAAGCTTTCCGCAAAAAATAAGCTCTGCCCCTTCTTTTGCATGTGTTAAGAGCTCTTGACTAATGAGGCGGTCATATAAAATAACGTCCGCTTTTTGAATGCATTCTAGTCCGTACACCGTAATGAGCTTCGGATCTCCCGGCCCTGCTCCTACTAGATAAACGTGTCCTTTTGTCATCGTACTTCCTCCTTCCTAGCTGTTTTCTCTGCAATGCCTGCCGTTTTAAACGTGGCCATTTCGTTTAGCATGAGCGTTGCTGCCTGTACAATTGGAAAGGCAACGGCTGCGCCACTTCCCTCTCCTAATCGAAACCCTAATTGTAAAAGAGGCGTCTTATTCAGCATTTTAACGGCCGTTTCGTGGCCTCGTTCTGCCGATGCATGTCCAACAATCATGTAATCGTTTGAATTTGGCTCTAGTTGGGTGGCCACTAGTGCTGCAACTGTGCTAATGAATCCGTCCACTAAAACCGGAACACGGCGTGAAGCTGCTGCCAACATTGCCCCGACCATCGCAGCAATTTCAAAGCCCCCAACTTTTGAAAGAACGTCTAGGGGATCATGACGATCTGGTTGTCTTTTTGAAATTGCCTCGGCAATAACGCGAGCTTTTACGGCGATGGCGTCATTTGAAAGCCCCGTTCCTGCCCCAACAATCTCATCTATGGGCGCATCACTGAAAGATGCTAGAATAGCTGTGCTCGGCGTTGTGTTGCCTATCCCCATCTCACCAACAATTAAGCATTTCACACCGTGATCAATCATGGCGAACGCGCGGTTCATCCCAATAGTAATCGCCGTTTCTGCCTCACTGCGAGTCATTGCATCCTCTTTTAAAAAGTTCCGTGTTCCAAAGCCTACTTTCTCTACGTGAAGATCTGCATGTGACGCGATCTCAGCCGCTACGCCAACGTCTACAATTTCAAGCTTCGCTCCGATTTGGCCGCTAAACACGCTAATAGCGGCTCCACCTGTCAAAAAGTTCTGAACCATTTGGGCAGTCACTTCCTGTGGAAACGCGGATACTCCTTCTTCGACAATTCCATGATCACCAGCAAAAATTAGCACCCCAGGTGGCGTGACAACTGGAAATGGTTCGGCCGTCATCGCCGCAATCTCGGCTGCAAGCTCTTCAAGCTTTCCTAAGCTTCCAGGTGGCTTTGTTAATGTATCTATGTATTTTAACGTATCTTGCTTGACTGCTTTATTCAATTCCGGTATTTCGATGCGTATGCTCATATGAAGTCTCTCCTTTTTGAAACTGTTCCATTTGTTCCGTAATCCACTGAACGTCAACATGAGATCGAACATGGTCTGCTAATCGATCAAAGGCCTGTTCTCTCATCTCATTAAAGTTTACACGACCAGTGATAGGCGGTAAATGTTTTCTTTTTCTGACCTCATTTAAGAAGTGTTCTCGAAGCGCATCGTTATGGAAAATACCGTGAAAATAGGTTCCTAGTAAACCATTATCCCCAGAAATGAACCCTTCATTACGACCGTCTTTTAATGTAATAAAAGGTCGTTCTTCCGTTGAAAACGTGGACTTGCCCATATGAATCTCGTACCCTTTTACAGACAGCTTATCTCCCGTTGTCTCTCCCTCTGACCATGTTGTCACTTTTTCCTTGTTCATTACCGTCTGCATCGGAATAAGCTGCAGACCTTGTATTTGACCGTACTCGGATTCGATTTTGTAAGGGTCCTGAATGTTTTCACCAAGCATTTGATAGCCCCCGCAAATACCTACAACGGTTACTTCGCCACTTTTATATAGGGAGGAGATTTGTTCATACAATCCGCTTTTCTTTAAAAACAAAAGATCTTCAATCGTATTTTTACTTCCTGGTAAAATAATAACATCTGGATTTTTTAACTGCTTCAGCTGTCTGACAAAGCGTACGTCACAGTCAGGCTCGGCGAAAAATGGATCTATGTCCGTAAAATTTGAAATACGGGGGTATTGAATAACCGCAATATCAATCTCTTTTTCTCCGTCATAGTCACTTTTATATTGCTGAAGCACTACTGAATCTTCTGCTTCAATATTCAAATGATCTAGATATGGAATAACGCCAAGAACAGGCTTGTTCGTATACTCTTCAAACCAAGTAAGGCCGGGTTTTAACAGTTCGACGTCCCCTCTAAACTTGTTAATGATGACTCCAATTACTCTTGAACGCTCTTCTTCTGACAAAAGCTGAAGTGTTCCTACCAAGCTCGCAAAAACGCCGCCTTTTTCAATATCTCCTACTAAAATAACGGGCGCATTTGCAAGCTTCGCTACGCGCATGTTAACTAGCTCACGGTCGTTTAAATTGACCTCTGCAGGACTTCCGGCTCCTTCGATGACAATTCGCTCATATGATCCACTTAATACGTTCAGCGATTTTTCAATGAGTGCGAGCCCTTCGTAAAAGAAATCACTTCGATATTTACTCGCCTGCATGTTTGCATAGAATTTTCCGTGAACGATCACATGCGATTCATTGTCACGATTGGGCTTAATTAAAATCGGGTTCATATCGGTCGTAGCCTGAACGTTTGCTGCTTCTGCCTGTACGCCCTGTGCGCGCCCAATTTCCTTGCCGTCATATGTAATGTACGAATTTAGGGCCATATTTTGTGATTTAAACGGAGCTGTTTTATAGCCGTCCTGTACGAAAATGCGACAAAAGGCCGTTACAAGCGTACTTTTACCAGAATCAGAGTGTGTTCCTTGAAACATTACCGGAAGAGATTTAGTCATCGTTTCGCTCCTCACAGCGCTTTATCCAGTTTTCAATTAATTTTGGACATGACGCAAAATGAATATGGGTATAGCCAGCAATTACGTTATGTAAAAGCGTTCCTTCATTGGACACTTTCCGGCGGGCAATTACTTCGTAAGCATGTGGGTGTTCATTTACTGCTTCAAACGTCGAATAGTGAAATTCGTGCCCTCTCGCCACATCCCCGTCCTTCAACAGATAGTTCCCTTCACCACCCCGAATTTCACGATAACCGAGCGCTGCCAGGCGATCTTGCATTTTCACTTTACCTTTAATAAGCCCTAACATTTCATAAGATGTTCCTTCCCTTGTGACGATGGCATCGGTTAAGTACATAAACCCTCCGCATTCAGCAAGCGTTGGCAGTCCATCTTCAATTGCTTCTTTAATCGATTGTTTGACTTCTGTTTGCTGTGAAAGCTCGCGTGCAAATTCCTCTGGAAAACCGCCGCCTATGTACAAACCGTCTACGCCAGGTGGAAGCTTTTCTCCTTTTAACGGTGAAAAGTAAACTAACTCCGCGCCGTAGGCTTCTAGCAATTCCAAGTTTTCTTCGTAATAAAAATTAAAGGCCGCATCTCTCGCCACTGCAATCCTCACACGTTTTTCTCCTTTATTTATGAATAGCGGCTGAGTAGAGGATAACGAAGGGGCAATTGACCGCGCATAAATTTCATCAAGGTCCACCGTTTCACTTACCGCTCTTGCAAGCTGTTCAAAAAAAGGATCCAATTCTCCGCGCTCAATAGACGGTACAAGCCCTAAATGACGTTCAGGAATGGACGGTACGGCGTTTTTCTGCAAATAACCGAATACGGGAAGGTTACATTCCTGCTCAACGGCTGCTTTAATTAATTCGTAGTGTCCACCGCTACCTACTTGATTCACGATGACTCCTATAATCGTGGGCTGATCAGAAAACGTTTGAAATCCTTTTACGATTGCCGCTGCGCTTCTTGCCATGCTTGCGCCGTTGACGACTAGAATAACAGGCGTTTCTGTAATCACGCTAATTTCCGCCGTTGTTCCTTCATCTGTTAACGGATTCTTCCCGTCATAAAATCCCATCACGCCTTCGATAATAGATAAATCAGCTCCGACGCTTCCTCTACTTACAATCTCTTTTACGACTTCATGAGGAAGCATCCACGTATCTAGATTACGCGCTTTTCTTCCTGTCACTGCGCTATGGTAGGTCGGATCAATATAATCAGGACCACATTTAAATCCTTGAACCTCGTATCCTTTTTGTTTAAAAGCGGACATTAATCCGATCGTCAGCGTTGTTTTTCCAACGCCGCTTCCCGTTCCGGCAATGACAATACGTCGTGTTGTCATGAAACATCTTCCTTTCGTTTACGAAAATGGAATTACTGCAACAGAGATCGTCACATTTCCCGACTTCTTTTTCTCTACTTCAAGAGATTTCGCTCCGCTATACAAACGAACGGCAGGCTCACTTACCCCGTAAGCACCCGTATATTTAAAAACCGTATCAGACGGTGCGTTGATTTCCACTTCATTCATCTGTTCGGGCGTGTAATAAACAAATTCCCATCCGTGCTGATTGACGAGCTCAATGAGTCCCTGTTCGTCTTTTTTCAAATCAATCGTACAAATCGCTTTGACGCTTTTAATAGAGAAGCGGAGTTCATCTAACGTTTCCTCTATTACTGCTTCGATTTCTTCCTTCGTTGTTCCTCTATTACATCCAATTCCAAGAGCAATTGTTTTTGGCCGATAAAGAACACCGTTATGTAGCAGCACCTCTTCGTCTTTGGATAAGATACGATGTGTGACAACAAGTGCAGCTTGAAAATCTTCATTTAGTGCTTCTCTAGTTGAACGTTTATAAGTAAAATGAGCAGGCAATGGATGGTCGTAATTCCACCAACTACGCTCACCGGACTCTTGCACGATCACCACTCTCTCTTCGTTTACGACTGACGCACTAACGGGAGTCAGCTTCTCTGCTGATTCCCACACCCAGCCAAAACGCTTTCCAAATAAGTCAACGGGAATCGTTTTCTGAACATCTGAAGCCGTTGTGATCACGGGATGTGCCTGTAAAAGAGCCGCGACTTCCCTCGTTAGCTCATTCGCTCCTCCGATATGACCTGAAAGAACACTAATCACATTTTCGCCTTTATCATCGATCACGACAACCGCTGGATCCACTTTTTTATCTTTTAAAAGCGGAGCAATCATTCGAACAACGGCTCCTAACGAGATAATTAAAATAATCCCTTTATATCGTTGAAAAAGAGAAGGAAGCAACAATCGAACGCTTCCCTCAAATAATTGAATTTGCTTTTCTGACTCGTCTCCTTTACCAAACTTGCTCATGTAGTAAAGATCGGCATGCTGAAAGGTTGCACGTAATTTTCTGGCAAGCTCCACCCCGTGCTTTGTAATCGCAACAAGCGCATAATCGCCGTCTACTTTAACGTCAGGTATCATCGACTCTTGCAATGAAATCATCTCGTTGACACTCCTTTACGATACCCATGAGTGAAGGCTTGGTCATATAACTTTGAGCGATAATCTTTGTCATGGATATCCGGGTCTAGTGCCCAGCCAGCTAAAATCATGGCTTGCTTTCGAATCCCATTTTTCTTCATATCTTTATCTAGATGTTCAACGGTCGTTCGGACAATTTTTTCATCGGGCCATGAGGCTTTATAGACGACCGCAACTGGAGTATCCTTACTCCAACCGGCCGCTATAAATTCCTTCATCACTTTTTTCGTCAGCGTCGCACTCAGAAAGAGCGCAATGGTACACTGATGCTTTCCGAGGTCACGTAGTTTTTCGAACTCTGGGACAGGCGTTCGTCCTTCCGCTCTTGTTAAAATAAGGGTCTGTGTTAAGTCAGGAATCGTTAATTCTGCTCCAACAGCCGCTGCAGCCGCAAATACAGAGCTCACACCTGGGATAATCTTCGTTTCAATTCCTTCTTTTTTAAGTAACGCCATTTGCTCCATAATTGCTCCGTACACCGCAGGATCACCCGTGTGAACACGAACGACCTTTTTTCCTGTTTTTACATGTTGCACCATTACTTCGACCATTTCTTGCAAATGCATGCCGGCCGTTTTAATAATTTCCGCATCTGGCTTCGCTTTTTTAATCAGTTCCTCACTCACAAGAGAGTCTGCATAAAGCACCACATCCGCTTCTTGTAAGAGGGTTAAGCCTTTTACCGTAATTAAATCTGGATCTCCTGGTCCTGCGCCAACAATATATAGCTTCATTTTCTCACCACCATTAATGTTAAATATTCGAGATCAACGTTATGTAATTCATTTATGTTCCAAACGACTTCTTCATCAGACGTAACCTTCGTAATGACAGATGCTTTCTCCGCAAGCCCAAGCTCATTTAAGACATCGATCATAACATCCATCACCTTTGCTACTTTTATAAAGACCACACAGTCGTGCTGTTCGAGCGCCTGCTTCATCTTTTCACGATCGCCCGTTGCTGGAATGATCGCTACATGATCATCACCATCCGCAAGTGGAAGAGCTAATCGTGATGCAGCACCGTTAAAGGAAGAAATACCTGGGACAACCTGCACCTCTACTTCTGGATGCTCTTCACGCATCATTTTCATCATATGAATAAAGGTACTGTATAAAAGAGGATCACCTTCCGTGACAAATGCAACGTCTTTCCCCTCCTGAAGCTTCTCCCATACCTTCTCAACCGTTCGCATCCACTGCTCGTTTAAAATGGCAGGATCTTTTGTCATCGGAAACACCAGACCAAGCATTTCCTTTTCTGCTGGGTTCACGTACACATCAATAATTTTATGGGCATAGCTTTTACTTCCTTGACGCTTTTTGGGGTAAGCGATTACGTGAGATTCCTTCAATTTTCGGAAGGCTTTCACGGTAATAAGCTCTGGGTCTCCAGGACCAACACCAAGACCGTATAACGTTCCAATCATTTTTCTTCCTCCGTTTCTCGTCTTGCTGTAATAATATAAATAGGATTTAGTGCGTCAAAGCGAGTAAGATTTAAAATAGGCTTACTTCTAGAGGCCTGAATGAGCATAATATCAACAGCAAACCCTCGCTCTTTAAATCCTCTCACTGCGTCCATCATGTTTTCAATCGTCACCGCGTTTAGTACGATACGACCGTTTGGCTTTAAGCGCTCGCAGCTCTGATCCAAAATTCCATTCATATCTCCTGCGGTTCCTCCAATAAATACTGCATCAGGATCAGGAAACTCTTGAAGACGATCAGGTGCCTTTCCAAGTACAGCTGTAAAGTCGGTGCGAAACTTGTGCATATTGAGGTAGCAATTGGCAAGGTCTCCCTCATTTTTTTCAATCGCATATACGCTGCCGTGACGGCTAATCCGTGCCGCTTCAATCGCTACTGAGCCTGTACACGTACCAACATCCCACACAACGCTTGTATCCGTTAGCTCTAGTGCACTTACGCTTAATGTTCGCACTTCTTTTTTGGTGATCAGACCTTTTTCGGGCTTACGCTGGTAAAATTCATGATCGTCAATACCAAGTGACCAAACGGGACCGTTCTTTACTTGTTTTAACACAACCACATTTAAAGGAGAAAAGGAGTGTTCGCATGCATCCGTTAACGTCCACCAGCCTGTACGCTCCTCTTCTCCACCAAGATTTTCCCCCACAAACATTTCATATTCGTCCATCCCATATGACAACAGATATTTGGCAATGATGGAAGGAGAGTTCTCATGATCGGTAAGAAGCACGATCTTCTTCTGTCCATCTATCTTTTGCGCTAGTCCCGTCATCGAGCGACCGTGTACGCTAATCATCGTTGCATCTTGCCAACCTTCTCCTATTCTAGCAAAAGCAAGCTGAATCGAGCTCACGCTAGGGTACAGCTCTATTGGTAGTTTTTTAGATAAGTAGCTCCCAATTCCGTAGAAAAGCGGATCACCTGATGCCAATACGACCGTTTGGCGCGTTTCATTTTTTAATTCTTCTACAAGAGAGGACAAACCACTTGTAATGCTACGTTTCTCTCCTTGAAAATTTGGGAAGAAGTCTAGCATCCGCTCCCCTCCAACGAGCAGTTCGCTTTCATCAATCCACTGCTGATAGGTTGGAAGAATACTAGCTACACCACTATCTCCTATTCCAATTACCTTAATCCCCACTCTCGACCATCGCCTTTCCTAATTGTTCGCCTTTCATCGTGTACAGCGTCGTTTCAATCGTTAGATCACCTTTTACTTCAGTTAAAGCTGATTGATTGCAATATGTACAAAGCTTTGTAAAAAAAGATTCGTTTCCCGCCATTATTTCGGCTGCCTGTGATGCTGTATTTGCTTCCTTAATCTCTTCTACAAGTGAATCAGAGGCTCCTGATTGGGCCGCCACTTCGGACAAGAATGCGAGACTGACAGGAGCGCTCTTAGAATGAACCATCATAACGCCCTGTGCGACCTTTGAGAATTTCCCCATCATCCCAACCATTGATACTTTTTTTACACCTTGCTTTTTGCATTGCTTCAGCGTGAAGCCAACAAAATCACCCATTTCAATAAAAGCTTCCTCTGGCAAATGTGGATACTGCTTCATTGCGTACTTTTCGCTTCTCCCACCTGTCGTAATGACAACGTGCTCACAATTAGACGCTCTTGCAACGCTGATCGCTTGAACGATACTTGCCATGTAAGCAGAGGTAGAAAACGGCACCACAGTTCCCCTTGTGCCTAGAATGGAAATACCGCCAATAATACCGAGGCGACCGTTCAGCGTTTTTTCAGCCATTTCCTCTCCTTTCGGAACCGAGATAATGACTCGTACGCCCGTTTTCACCCCGTATTCCGTTAGTACGTCCTCGACCACCTGTAAAATCATTTTCCGCGGTACGGGATTAATAGCCGCTTCTCCCACCGAAACAGGTAGTCCAGGCTTCGTCACGCGTCCAACGCCTACCCCACCGTCTAGCGTAACGCCTTCAGGCTGAAAGCTTACGGTCGCTTCAATGAGCGCACCGTGCGTGGCATCCGGATCATCCCCAGCGTCTTTAATCGTCGAAGTTTTGACAGAACCGTCTAGCCATTCACAGCTTTCCATCTGAAACGTAGCAAATTTCTTGATCGGTAAATAGATGGTTGCTTCTGTTTGCGGAATACCGGTAATAAGCGCTGTTAGAGCCGCTTTTGTGACAGCAGTCGCACATGCTCCTGTCGTATAGCCTTGGCGAAGCGGCTTTTCTTCCGTTTGTTTCTTTGCTTCCATCTCACTGAACGGCTGTTGCTAAAAGCGAAATCGCGTTTAACGCCGCAACTGTTACCGTACTCCCACCTTTTCGACCGATGTTTGTGATGAACGGAATATCAAGCTTTGCGAGCTCCTCTTTTGATTCCGCAGCGGACACAAAGCCAACTGGAAGACCAATGACGAGTCCTGGTCTTGCTTCTCCTTCTTTAATAAGGCGAATTAACTCTAAAAGAGCCGTCGGTGCATTTCCAATCGCAAAAATGCCGCCGTCCGCTTCTTTTACGGCCTTTCTCATCGAAATAATGGCACGAGTCGTATCCAAACGTTTTGCTTCTTCCATTACATCCTCATCTGAAATATACACGCGAATGTCACCGCCAAATTGCTCGATGCGCTGTTTACTTACGCCAACTTGTACCATTTGCACATCTGCCACAACTCGTTTTCCGCTTCTGATCGCTTTGATCCCTGCTTGAATAGCATCACGGTGAAACACCATACTTCGCCCAAGCTCAAAATCGGCTGAAGCGTGAATAACACGCTGAACAACCCGATATTGCTCTTGTGTAAAAGGATGTTCCCCGATTTCTTCTGTAATCATTTCGAAGCTTTTTCCTTCAATTTGCTGTGGCTGCACGGTTAACGGTTTAAACTCTGTACGAAAATCCATTACTTCTCCCCCTTAGATAACTGATGTACGGCTGTTAGCACGTCCTCAAATGTTTGATGCACGTTCCCATATGAAATGTCAGGACGCTTAATCACAATGACATGGACCCCTAAATCCTTCGCGGCCTCAAGCTTTTGATCGACTGATCCGACTTTCCCACTTTCTTTTGTAATCATCGTCGTGACGCCGTACTGCTTATAAAGAGCCTGATCAAATTCTTTTGTAAAGGGCCCTTGAATAGCGATAATATGCTTCTGTGGCAAACCGAGCTGCTCACATTTTTCCATGTTGTCTTTACGAGGAAGCATTCGAGCGATAAGCTTTACATTTGGCAAATGCAGCAGTTCATTTGTAAACACCTGGAGCGTTTTGCTTCCCGTTGTTAGCATGACGGTGCCTCCACGAAGCGCTGCAAGCTTTGCCGCCTTTTCATAGCTTTCGACAACCTGAAGAAGCGGATCATCAATAACGTGGTGTGCGCGCTCATAGCGGATATACGGGATCGACGTATTGGCGGCCGCTGCAATTGCATTTTTAGAAGCTTCTTCTGCAAACGGATGACTCGCATCTACTACTAACGTAATCTTGAGGTCTTGAATGATTTTCTCCATCTCTTCTGCCGTTAAGCGGCCGACTCTTACAGGAATGTTCTCATTTTTCAACTCAATAGCAGCATTTTCAGTTACTACTGTTGCAAGCACGGAATGCTCGGCTTGTTTTAGCTTGCGTGCTAATTCACGTGCGTCACTCGTACCCGCTAAGCATAGAATCATCTTATTTCCCTGCCTTCTCAAGCTCGTGATGATGGTGGCTATGATCATGATGATGGTGGCTATGATCATGATGGTGGTGGTGATCATGATCGTGATGATGATGATGGTGATCTATGTGCTCCATCGCTTCTTTACGATACACGCACGTATCACAGTTCATTTTCACTTCTCCCTCTAACGCCTCGTGTGCTCGGTCAAGAAGGATCGTCTCCAGTTTTTCATGAAAGCCGAAGTAGCCCGCAAGTGACACCACGGTCCCATTCGACTGATTATTAAACTGTTCGACCATTCCCTCTAATCGCTTAATTAAGATCCCTGTAAAGAGGAAATAAGGTAAAATGATAATTCGTTTCGCTCCTAGTTTCACACATCGTTCAATACCTTGTGCGACAAGCGGGTCCGTCACTCCCATAAAAGCAGGTTCGACCATCTTATAGTTCGTTTTTTCCCATAGAAGACGGCTAATTTTGTAAAGTTCGCTATTTGCATCCGGATCACTTCCGCCTCTTCCTAAAAGCAGAATAGCCGTGTCATCTGCTGGTGATTCCGTGTTTTCTCCTAGCTCGTGAAGGCGCGTTTTTAAAATTTCAAACGTTTCTTCATGAATGCCGATTGGACGTCCGTACGTGAAGCCGATATGTG includes:
- the yfmF gene encoding EF-P 5-aminopentanol modification-associated protein YfmF — protein: MKLLNEEKHSLSGVTVHTIETTKYKTNTLILKMTAPLKEDTFTLRALLPYVLQSATETHPSATKLRAYLDELYGATLQVDLTKKGENQEITFRIDIANEKYLKDSTPLLKKAITLLSEVLLKPATENGAFVKSTVDKEKRALRQRIQAVFDDKMRYSNLRLVEEMCKEEPYRLHVNGRIEDIEGITPESLHNYYQEALNKDDIHLYIIGDIDVSDVVATVKNEFPLNERERLAHDPLVHKKVSDVNEVIEEQDIKQGKLNIGYRTNVTYSDKQYFALQVFNGIFGGFSHSKLFINVREKASLAYYAASRVESHKGLLMVMSGIEVNKYDQAVTIIKEQMEAMKKGDFTDEEIAQTKAVIHNQLLETVDTARGLVEIMYHNELTNQDISIEEYLKRIDAVSKQEIIKVAEGIDLDTIYFLRGTGGE
- a CDS encoding cob(I)yrinic acid a,c-diamide adenosyltransferase, whose amino-acid sequence is MKDKGRLLVYTGDGKGKTTAAMGLAIRAAGREKRVLIIQYIKSRTTGEQASLKKLGIDMHQTGIGFTWTKTPQEHRDALQKAWALTKDKIMSGGYDVVILDELNNALAIERFPIDDVLPLQEVLHLIKNRPEHMHLVITGRSAKQQLIDLADLVTEMNPIKHYYDEGVPAIVGIEK
- the cobA gene encoding uroporphyrinogen-III C-methyltransferase; this translates as MTKGHVYLVGAGPGDPKLITVYGLECIQKADVILYDRLISQELLTHAKEGAELIFCGKLPGKHELIQEEIHALLVQKANEGKVVTRLKGGDPAVFGRVGEEAEVLKNNDIKYEIIPGVTSGIAAAAYAGIPVTHRDYGSSFAMVTGHGRASKGADHLNWDALANGIDTIAFYMGIGNLTYICQQMIAHGRSAHTPVAIIHWGTTTKQRTVTGTLLTIEEEVKKAAIIHPSIVLVGDVVNLREKLQWFEEAQTPLLQED
- the cobT gene encoding nicotinate-nucleotide--dimethylbenzimidazole phosphoribosyltransferase yields the protein MSIRIEIPELNKAVKQDTLKYIDTLTKPPGSLGKLEELAAEIAAMTAEPFPVVTPPGVLIFAGDHGIVEEGVSAFPQEVTAQMVQNFLTGGAAISVFSGQIGAKLEIVDVGVAAEIASHADLHVEKVGFGTRNFLKEDAMTRSEAETAITIGMNRAFAMIDHGVKCLIVGEMGIGNTTPSTAILASFSDAPIDEIVGAGTGLSNDAIAVKARVIAEAISKRQPDRHDPLDVLSKVGGFEIAAMVGAMLAAASRRVPVLVDGFISTVAALVATQLEPNSNDYMIVGHASAERGHETAVKMLNKTPLLQLGFRLGEGSGAAVAFPIVQAATLMLNEMATFKTAGIAEKTARKEEVR
- a CDS encoding cobyric acid synthase; the protein is MTKSLPVMFQGTHSDSGKSTLVTAFCRIFVQDGYKTAPFKSQNMALNSYITYDGKEIGRAQGVQAEAANVQATTDMNPILIKPNRDNESHVIVHGKFYANMQASKYRSDFFYEGLALIEKSLNVLSGSYERIVIEGAGSPAEVNLNDRELVNMRVAKLANAPVILVGDIEKGGVFASLVGTLQLLSEEERSRVIGVIINKFRGDVELLKPGLTWFEEYTNKPVLGVIPYLDHLNIEAEDSVVLQQYKSDYDGEKEIDIAVIQYPRISNFTDIDPFFAEPDCDVRFVRQLKQLKNPDVIILPGSKNTIEDLLFLKKSGLYEQISSLYKSGEVTVVGICGGYQMLGENIQDPYKIESEYGQIQGLQLIPMQTVMNKEKVTTWSEGETTGDKLSVKGYEIHMGKSTFSTEERPFITLKDGRNEGFISGDNGLLGTYFHGIFHNDALREHFLNEVRKRKHLPPITGRVNFNEMREQAFDRLADHVRSHVDVQWITEQMEQFQKGETSYEHTHRNTGIE